A window of the Brassica napus cultivar Da-Ae chromosome C5, Da-Ae, whole genome shotgun sequence genome harbors these coding sequences:
- the LOC106400295 gene encoding putative clathrin assembly protein At1g25240 — MMKLWKRASGALKDRKSLFSISFSRKTSFRNPDLDSAIIHATSHDDLSVDYHNAHRVYKWVRSSPANLKPLVHALSSRVNRTRSWIVAVKALMLVHGVLCCKVTSLQEIRRLPFDLSDFSDGHSRPSKTWGFNAFIRAYFSFLDQYAFFFSEQIRGRGKKTQEDSVDQELERIQKLQSLLHMLLQIRPMAENMKKTLILEAMDCVVLEIFDVYGRICSAIAKLLIKIQPGAEKAEAVMALKVVKKATSQGGDLALYFEFCKEFGVSNAHDIPKFVRIPEEDIEAIEKAINGVEEKEETKDEQEEVVEEKSIILVERPEFKTIITDKWEVFEDDLCFTCKDIKETDQHREYNVDPSLLPLIVIDEPVYFTHTLPDLITF; from the coding sequence ATGATGAAGCTGTGGAAACGAGCTTCCGGTGCTCTCAAAGACCGTAAAAGCTTGTTTTCCATCAGCTTCTCCCGTAAAACCTCCTTCCGCAACCCTGATCTTGACTCCGCCATCATCCACGCAACCTCTCACGACGACTTATCCGTCGACTACCACAATGCTCACCGTGTCTACAAATGGGTCCGCTCCTCTCCCGCCAACCTCAAGCCCCTTGTTCACGCGCTTTCCTCTAGGGTTAACCGTACAAGAAGCTGGATCGTCGCCGTGAAAGCCCTAATGCTTGTCCACGGTGTCCTTTGCTGCAAAGTCACGTCCCTACAAGAGATACGTCGCCTCCCTTTCGACCTATCTGACTTCTCCGATGGTCATTCACGTCCAAGCAAGACTTGGGGTTTCAACGCTTTTATCCGAGCCTACTTCTCGTTTCTTGACCAGTACGCTTTCTTCTTTTCCGAACAAATACGTGGTCGTGGCAAAAAAACTCAGGAAGATTCTGTTGACCAAGAGCTGGAGAGGATCCAGAAGCTTCAGTCTCTTCTCCATATGCTACTCCAGATCCGTCCCATGGCTGAGAACATGAAGAAGACGCTTATCCTTGAAGCCATGGACTGCGTAGTCCTCGAGATCTTTGACGTTTATGGAAGAATCTGCAGTGCCATCGCCAAGCTTCTGATCAAGATCCAGCCAGGTGCTGAAAAAGCTGAAGCTGTGATGGCTCTCAAGGTTGTAAAGAAGGCTACATCTCAAGGAGGAGACCTAGCTCTCTACTTTGAGTTCTGCAAAGAGTTTGGTGTCTCAAATGCTCACGACATCCCTAAGTTTGTCAGAATCCCCGAAGAAGACATTGAAGCAATCGAGAAAGCCATTAACGGAGTCGAAGAGAAAGAGGAGACAAAGGACGAGCAAGAGGAAGTAGTGGAAGAAAAGAGTATCATATTAGTGGAGAGACCAGAGTTCAAGACAATCATAACCGATAAATGGGAAGTTTTCGAAGATGACTTGTGTTTCACATGTAAGGATATTAAAGAAACTGACCAACATAGAGAGTACAACGTGGATCCGAGTCTGCTGCCTCTTATAGTTATTGATGAGCCAGTTTACTTCACTCACACGTTACCGGATTTAATAACCTTCTAA
- the LOC106367434 gene encoding anthranilate synthase beta subunit 1, chloroplastic, protein MAASTFHKSSSCLLQPKPGSTTRLDPSSLVKPCPNPTRVSVSGKSRRYVVTKAAIEMSQSNSTPSSSVVVNSSSKQHKGGGPIIVIDNYDSFTYNLCQYLGEVGCHFEVYRNDELTVEELKRKNPRGVLISPGPGTPQDSGISLQTVLELGPHVPLFGVCMGLQCIGEAFGGKIVRSPYGVMHGKSSMVHYDEKGEEGLFSGLSNPFLVGRYHSLVIEKDTFPSDELEVTAWTEDGLVMAARHRKHKHIQGVQFHPESIITTEGKTIVRNFIKLVEKKEAEKFT, encoded by the exons ATGGCGGCTAGTACATTCCACAAGTCTTCTTCTTGTCTTCTCCAACCCAAGCCCGGATCAACCACACGCCTAGACCCTTCCTCTCTCGTCAAGCCCTGTCCGAATCCGACCA GAGTTTCGGTGTCGGGGAAGAGTCGTAGATATGTCGTTACGAAAGCTGCGATTGAAATGTCGCAATCGAACTCGACACCTTCCTCTTCCGTTGTTGTCAATTCATCTAGTAAGCAGCACAAGGGTGGTGGTCCCATCATCGTGATTGATAATTACGACAGCTTCACCTACAATCTCTGTCAG taTCTGGGAGAGGTAGGATGCCATTTTGAAGTTTACCGCAACGACGAACTTACAGTAGAGGAGCTGAAAAG GAAAAATCCAAGAGGGGTTCTGATTTCTCCTGGGCCTG GTACCCCACAAGACTCTGGGATTTCCTTACAAACTGTTTTGGAACTTGGACCACATGTTCCTTTGTTTGGAGTGTGTATGGGTTTGCAGTGTATAGGAGAAGCATttggag GAAAGATCGTGCGGTCACCATATGGTGTAATGCATGGGAAAAGCTCTATGGTTCACTAtgatgagaaaggagaagaaggctTGTTCTCTGGTTTATCCAA CCCTTTCCTTGTAGGTAGATATCACAGCCTCGTGATTGAGAAAGATACGTTTCCCAGTGATGAACTCGAGGTTACTGCGTGGACAGAAGATGGTTTGGTTATGGCAGCAAGACACAGGAAGCACAAGCATATACAG GGAGTTCAGTTTCATCCGGAGAGTATTATAACAACGGAAGGCAAGACAATTGTCCGCAATTTCATCAAACTTGTAGAGAAAAAAGAGGCTGAGAAGTTTACTTAG
- the LOC106367435 gene encoding microtubule-associated protein 70-2: protein MSNVSGDGDVSANATEPTTASYPSLTVSASYKESGGGKSSAKRRPIRPSFDAAADNEFITQLHGSDPVKVELNRLENEVRDKDRELGEAHAEIKALRLSERQREKAVEELTEELAKLDEKLKLTESILQTKNLEIKKINEEKKASMAAQFAAEATLRRVHAAQKDDDMPPIEAILAPLEAELKLARSEIGKLQEDNRALDRLTKSKEAALLDAERTIEGALAKAAMVDDLQNKNQELMKQIEICQEENKILDKMHRQKVAEVEKLTQTVRELEEAVLAGGAAANAVRDYQRKFQEMNEERKTLDRELARAKVTANRVATVVANEWKDGNDKVMPVKQWLEERRFLQGEMQQLRDKLAITDRAAKSEAQLKEKFQLRLKVLEETLRGTSSSRNTPEARSMSNGPTSRRQSLGGSDNLQKFPSNGAFSKKAPVSQMRHSLSINSTSVLKNAKGTSKSFDGGTRSLDRGKALLNGPGNYSFNKPASDDATKEPELAANGWKETSEEKPQSENPAATEDSVPGVLYDLLQKEVASLRKASHEKDQSLKDKDDAIEMLAKKVETLTKAMEVEAKKMRREVSAMEKEVAAMRVEKDQDNRAKRFSNSKSSSNTAQILAARAAGRSGLTKSSQ, encoded by the exons ATGTCGAATGTTTCCGGCGACGGAGATGTATCGGCGAATGCAACTGAACCAACGACGGCGTCGTATCCGTCACTGACTGTGTCGGCGTCGTACAAGGAGAGCGGGGGAGGGAAAAGCTCGGCGAAGAGAAGGCCAATTAGGCCGAGCTTCGACGCAGCGGCCGACAATGAGTTCATAACTCAGCTTCATGGCTCGGATCCAGTGAAAGTGGAGCTTAATCGACTTGAGAACGAAGTTAGAG ATAAAGATCGAGAGTTAGGGGAAGCTCACGCTGAGATCAAAGCGCTTAGGTTGTctgagagacagagagagaaagCTGTTGAagag CTTACTGAGGAGCTTGCCAAGCTGGATGAGAAGCTCAAGTTGACCGAATCCATCCTCCAAACCAAA AATCTAGAAATCAAGAAAATCAATGAGGAGAAGAAAGCATCAATGGCTGCTCAGTTTGCTGCTGAAGCCACCTTAAGAAGGGTCCACGCTGCACAAAAAGATGATGACATGCCTCCAATTGAAGCCATCCTTGCTCCACTAGAAGCTGAGCTTAAGCTTGCACGCTCAGAG ATTGGGAAGCTTCAAGAAGACAACAGGGCTTTGGACCGTCTGACGAAATCAAAGGAAGCTGCTTTGCTTGATGCTGAGAGGACCATTGAAGGTGCCCTGGCAAAAGCAGCCATGGTTGATGATCTTCAAAATAAGAATCAGGAGTTGATGAAACAAATAGAGATCTGTCAG GAAGAAAACAAGATTCTAGACAAGATGCACAGACAGAAAGTTGCTGAAGTTGAGAAGCTCACTCAGACAGTACGAGAGCTGGAAGAGGCTGTTCTTGCTGGTGGTGCTGCTGCAAATGCCGTCAGGGATTACCAGCGAAAATTCCAAGAGATGAAT GAAGAGAGGAAAACTCTAGACCGAGAGCTTGCACGTGCAAAGGTTACAGCAAACAGAGTTGCCACGGTGGTAGCAAACGAATGGAAAGATGGTAATGATAAGGTGATGCCTGTTAAGCAATGGCTTGAAGAAAGAAGGTTCCTACAG GGAGAAATGCAGCAGCTTCGAGATAAGCTTGCCATAACAGACCGAGCTGCTAAATCCGAAGCTCAGTTAAAA GAAAAGTTTCAACTCCGGCTTAAAGTGCTTGAGGAGACACTTAGAGGAACATCAAGCAGCAGGAACACACCAGAGGCAAGAAGCATGAGTAACGGACCCACCTCTCGCAGGCAGTCTCTTGGTGGATCTGACAACTTACAAAAGTTTCCATCAAACGGTGCTTTTTCAAAGAAAGCTCCAGTTTCTCAGATGAGACATTCCTTGTCTATAAACTCAACTTCTGTGCTGAAGAATGCTAAAGGAACATCCAAGTCATTTGATGGAGGAACAAGATCTTTGGACAGGGGCAAGGCACTCTTAAACGGACCTGGGAATTATTCTTTCAACAAGCCTGCTTCTGATGATGCCACTAAGGAGCCAGAGTTAGCAGCTAACGGGTGGAAAGAAACTTCGGAGGAGAAGCCACAAAGTGAAAACCCTGCAGCGACTGAGGATAGTGTCCCAGGTGTTCTGTATGATTTGCTGCAGAAAGAAGTAGCGTCTTTGAGGAAAGCATCTCATGAAAAAGACCAAAGCCTCAAAGACAAGGATGATGCCATCGAg ATGCTGGCGAAGAAGGTGGAAACATTAACAAAGGCAATGGAGGTTGAAGCGAAGAAGATGAGAAGAGAAGTATCTGCAATGGAGAAAGAAGTTGCTGCTATGCGTGTGGAGAAAGATCAAGACAACAGAGCTAAAAGGTTTTCAAATAGCAAGAGCTCATCCAACACTGCCCAGATCCTTGCGGCAAG AGCTGCTGGACGAAGCGGATTAACCAAGAGTAGCCAGTGA
- the LOC125587128 gene encoding secreted RxLR effector protein 161-like, producing the protein MTFSVEILSRYMQSPRESNGNALKQVLRYLKGTLSYGLEYKREKKQKLSGYSDSSHKTDPDDGKSTTGYIFCIGETPISWCSQKQEVVALSSCEAEYMAATEATKQAIWLQELMSEITGSEEKKTVIRVDNKSAIALAKNPVFHRRSKHIHKRFHFIRECVEQGLIDVEHVPGTKQKADILTKALAKIKFKEMRDLIQVQENGLKLRRENVG; encoded by the coding sequence ATGACATTCTCGGTTGAAATTCTAAGCAGGTATATGCAATCACCTCGAGAATCAAATGGGAACGCATTGAAGCAGGTCTTAAGGTATCTAAAGGGAACTCTAAGCTATGGTTTGGAGTATAAGCGTGAAAAGAAGCAAAAACTTAGTGGATACAGTGATAGTAGTCACAAGACAGACCCAGATGATGGAAAGAGCACAACAGGGTACATATTTTGTATTGGAGAAACGCCTATCAGCTGGTGCTCTCAGAAACAGGAAGTAGTAGCCTTGTCATCATGTGAGGCAGAATACATGGCAGCTACAGAAGCTACGAAACAAGCAATTTGGCTGCAAGAACTTATGAGTGAGATAACCGGAAGTGAAGAAAAGAAGACAGTGATAAGGGTTGATAACAAATCGGCCATTGCCTTGGCTAAAAACCCTGTCTTTCACCGAAGAAGTAAGCACATTCATAAGCGGTTTCATTTCATAAGGGAGTGCGTGGAACAAGGACTGATAGACGTGGAGCATGTGCCCGGGACGAAGCAGAAAGCAGATATCCTAACTAAAGCCTTAGCCaagatcaagttcaaggagatgAGAGACTTGATTCAAGTTCAAGAAAATGGCTTGAAGCTTAGaagggagaatgttggataa
- the LOC125587127 gene encoding uncharacterized protein LOC125587127, whose product MVAELKSITRNKTLELVDRLTGDKHIGVKWIYKIKRKADGMMNKYKARLVKKGYVQRQRIDFDEVFAPVARLETIWLLIALAETNCWEIHHLDMKTAFLNGDLKELMYVTQPEGFEKKREKIEFMCYPKLCMDYTKNLECETRSGNNKPDKRLPPRLFATDRSPTGRLNIYSKPDILPFIQHVLMNTKELQYIKNSCFGKLFELPARQCHVSCKLIHAFLTRQLLCEDNNTLWTVFRSDPIRFGLQEFGTITGLPCGEFPTDYDTELEVQSNNISDPDWVKLFGKEKIVTIADLRHKLETDARMLGWKKLQLALILIVDSVLIAHQQKTRPTLKYVKMVQSVDAFFQHPWGRESFLKTITCMKPPQECKDPIGELVCLLRQDSFRLKGFPLALQLLAFQAVPQLQTIIHAPVDTLSISQLEEPHLPLHSNINYVDILRVEAEQNLAVTSLIQIQSQTQPGWGVWTDFVADERITYMENLIANHYPFKKHLWPGGDRSGLILIYVPHEEQPAPNRNALKPRKTLKKPSSSRKQKRINNYFPRTGSTRNSNDQVFQMLTKVSTQVSKLRKENKVLRQLIKRRKSRTHSKRSAFHSVICCSKKAHL is encoded by the exons ATGGTAGCCGAGTTGAAATctatcacaagaaacaagaCGTTGGAGCTTGTGGATAGACTGACTGGTGATAAACATATAGGTGTAAAGTGGATCTACAAGATAAAGAGAAAGGCGGATGGTATGATGAACAAGTATAAGGCGAGACTTGTGAAAAAAGGCTATGTACAAAGACAACGAATAGATTTCGATGAAGTGTTTGCACCAGTAGCACGTCTCGAAACTATTTGGCTCTTAATAGCCCTTGCAGAAACAAACTGTTGGGAGATACATCACTTGGACATGAAGACCGCTTTCTTGAATGGTGATCTAAAAGAGTTAATGTATGTGacacaacctgaaggttttgaaaagaaaagagaaaagatcGAGTTTATGTGTTACCCAAAGCTTTGTATGGATTACACCAAGAACTTGGAATGTGAAACTCGATCAG GAAACAACAAACCGGACAAACGCCTCCCACCGAGGCTGTTCGCGACAGACCGGTCCCCTACCGGTCGGCTCAACATCTACTCCAAGCCAGACATTCTACCTTTCATACAACATGTCTTAATGAACACAAAGGAGCTTCAGTACATCAAAAACTCTTGTTTCGGGAAGTTGTTTGAGCTCCCAGCACGTCAATGTCATGTCTCGTGTAAACTAATTCACGCCTTTCTCACCAGACAACTACTTTGCGAGGATAATAACACACTCTGGACAGTCTTCCGTAGCGATCCCATCCGGTTTGGGCTTCAAGAGTTTGGCACAATCACAGGGTTACCATGTGGAGAGTTCCCTACAGACTATGACACCGAATTAGAAGTCCAGAGCAACAACATCAGTGATCCTGACTGGGTCAAGCTGTTTGGGAAGGAAAAAATTGTTACCATTGCTGATCTGCGTCACAAGCTCGAGACCGACGCACGAATGCTAGGGTGGAAGAAGCTGCAACTGGCTCTAATATTAATTGTTGACAGTGTTCTAATTGCTCATCAACAGAAGACACGCCCTACTTTGAAGTATGTCAAAATGGTCCAGAGTGTCGATGCTTTCTTCCAACACCCTTGGGGCAGGGAGTCTTTTCTGAAGACCATTACTTGCATGAAACCTCCCCAGGAATGCAAAGACCCAATCGGAGAGCTTGTCTGTCTATTGAGGCAGGATTCTTTCAGACTCAAGGGATTCCCCctagcattacaacttcttGCATTTCAAGCTGTCCCACAGCTTCAGACCATAATCCATGCGCCTGTGGACACTTTATCAATCAGTCAACTTGAAGAACCTCATCTTCCTCTTCACTCGAACATTAACTACGTTGACATACTCCGCGTGGAAGCTGAGCAGAAT CTTGCAGTAACATCACTGATACAAATACAAAGCCAAACACAACCGGGATGGGGAGTTTGGACTGACTTTGTTGCTGATGAGCGGATAACTTACATGGAGAACCTCATAGCGAACCACTACCCCTTCAAGAAGCATCTTTGGCCTGGAGGAGACAGGTCTGGGCTCATTCTAATTTATGTACCTCATGAGGAGCAACCAGCACCGAATAGGAATGCTCTCAAGCCCAGGAAAACCCTAAAGAAACCATCATCGTCCCGTAAGCAGAAGAGGATCAACAACTACTTCCCCAGAACTGGTTCAACCAGAAACTCAAACGATCAGGTTTTTCAAATGTTGACTAAAGTTTCTACCCAGGTTTCCAAACTCCGAAAAGAGAACAAGGTGCTGCGCCAGCTAATCAAACGCAGAAAGTCTCGTACCCACAGCAAGCGATCTGCTTTCCACTCTGTCATTTGTTGTTCTAAGAAAGCTCATCTATAA
- the LOC111211191 gene encoding uncharacterized protein At4g04775-like, translating to MDRKSESHLFKWEDEAIPDEVSMVEAKVLDLVHDFQSLSKSVAQSMDEATRQFKEDMDATLNSNMKTTLLSNNGPVHNFGAAVGIVLAIACLYWKLL from the exons ATGGAT AGGAAATCTGAGTCCCACCTCTTTAAGTGGGAAGACGAAGCAATACCTGATGAAGTTAGTATGGTGGAGGCCAAAGTCTTGGATCTCGTCCACGACTTTCAGTCCCTCTCGAAGAGC GTGGCCCAATCTATGGATGAAGCAACTCGACAGTTCAAAGAAGACATGGATGCTACTCTCAATTCAAACATGAAAACAACACTTCTCAGCAACAATGGACCGGTTCATAACTTCGGAGCTGCTGTTGGCATTGTGTTAGCTATCGCATGCCTCTATTGGAAGCTCCTCTGA